One Bacteroidota bacterium genomic window, TAAGTATATCTTTTTCCATGATCACATCCGATACTCTTCTTTCTGTGAGCAGCGGATGATCAAATGCTTTACGTCTTCTGCTTTTATTTTTAAAAACGTCTTCGGGAAAATCCATGAAGTTTCTGAAGTTATGTATACGTCCGCCGGGTATCAGGTTATCTTTTTTAGAAAGGTTCAAACGGCGGATCAGGAATTCAAGCAGGCCCGGGTCCATTTCACGGTCATAAACAAAACGAACTGTTTTTCCTTTTTTCCGGTTCTTTAATCCTTTTTCTATTTTCTGAATGATGCTCGTTGAGATATCATTATCGATATCGATCTCGGCGTCACGGGTTACTTTAAATATTGCGGCATTGTATTGATCGTAGCCGAAATATGAAAATATCTCAGGAAGATTAAACCGGATCGCATCTTCCAGCAACATAATATTATGCTCATCTGCTTTTGATGATGGCAGTTTAATAAAACGATCAATTACTCTCGGCACTTCAATGATGGCATATTTCTTTTTTAGCGGTGATTCCCGTTTCCACATTACTACGCCCAGGTAAATTGAACGGTCATTCAGGTTGGGGAAATTAGGAATGCTTTCGATCATTAAAGGAATAACATTCGGACTTATTTCTTCATCATAATAGTTTCTTACAAATTCTTTCTGTTCCTCATTCAATTCATTTTCTGTTGTAAGATGAATTTTTTGTTTTTGGAGTTCTTCAGTTACGCCTGCCCAGATGCGATTAAATTCACTTTGCTGGTTTAATACAGTCAACTGGATCTGGTCGAGTATTCCATCAGCATCCGATTCAAGATGCATATTGGCTTTATTGCCAAGTTCAACCATTCTTTTTAATGTAGCGACACGTACACGGAAGAATTCATCCATGTTATTAGAGAAAATGCCTAGGAAACGAACCCTTTCTCTCAATGGTACAGTGTGATCAGCTGCTTCCTGCAATACTCTTTCATTAAATGAAAGCCAGCTTATATCTCTTGGGTTAAGTTTCTTTTTTTCAGGTTGCATATAACTTCAGGGTGGTTAATATATAAAGATAAAAAAGGGTAGGAAAGGAGAGTATTAATTTTTGAAACTAATCTTCTTTCATTTTATCAATGATGGAAGTAGTGGAAAAACCCTGGAGAATAGGATTAATAACAACTCTGCCGCCATTTTCAATCACTTCTTTGGCGCCGGCAATTTCATCTACTTTATAATCACCTCCTTTTACAAGTACATCGGGGAGGAGGGATTTGATCAAGTCAAGCGGTGTATCCTCTTTAAAAATAATAACTGCATCAACCAGCATCAATGAAGCTAATAACCTGGAACGGCTATGTTCATTATTAATAGGTCTCGATTTGCCTTTCAATTTTTTTACAGAGGCATCTGCATTTACACCTACAATTAAATAATCAGCTTCACTTGCTGCCTGGCTGAGGGAATAAATATGCCCTTCATGTAAAATGTCAAAGCAACCGTTGGTGAATGCAATTGTTTTTCCCAACTGCCTCCATTGGTTGATCCTGCTTAGTAGATCGGGCAGGGTGAAAATTTTAGTATCAATTTCCGGGAGGTTTTTCAATGTCTGTTCTTTTTTTATTGTAGCGTGAAATTAATGCAAAGCAAGCTACTCCTCCTACAAGTATGATGAATGTTTGCGCTGACCATAAAAGCCAGCCTGATGCTGTGCCGGTTGTTTTTTCATCAAGCCCATAGAGTACCATAAGTTTTGCAATCAAAAGCTGGTAGGCGCCAATACCTCCCGGGGTAATGATCATTCCTACACTACCTACCGCAAGCACCGTAACCGCCCCGGCCAATCCAAGATGTTGTGTTTCTTTTAATGCATATAATCCGGCATAGGTAGAAAGAAAATAAAAGCCCCACAAGAGAATAGTATGTACAATAAAGAGTCCTTTGTGTTGCAGATATCGTATGCTTGACAATCCATGTATAATATTTTTGATCACTACTTTGATCTTTGCTACTATATCAATATGGCCGAATCTTTTTAATATGAAATAAAAAACAAGCAACAGGAAAATAAAGACCGAACCTGCAATAATGAGCTTGGTGTAGGAAAGCTGTCCCGCTTTATTATGGAAAAATATTCTTAATCTTTCCATCATAAAGTCGCCGAAGATCTCACCTTGCAGAAGAATTGCTATTAGAAAAATTATCAATAAACAAATAACATCGACGGCTCTTTCAACGAGAATGGTGCCAATAAGCTTATCAACTTTGAATTTTTCATAGCGGGCCAGTAGTGTACACTTAAATACTTCTCCCAGGCGGGGCACACCACCATTAACAAGATAACCAATCATTACTCCGGCAAAAGCATTAAAAGTTGTTGGCTTATATCCGAGGGGCTCCATCAGTAGCTTCCATCGTAATGCCCGGACATAATGCGCAAGGAACAGCATAATAATTACTGGTATGATCACCCATTTACGGCCATGGGTAACTGCCTGCTTTATTTTCTTCCAACTTTCCCCGTCAATATCTTTTACAGAAAGCCAGACAAAGAATATTCCCAGCCCAAAGAAGAAAAGGTATTTTGCTAATGATTTGAAATTAATTTTCATATATGAAATACAAGGTGCCAGCCTGAAAGAATTGCAATCTATTAAAGATTATCCAAATAAAATTTAATTCAGTAACATGTTGTCTATAAGTCTTACTTCATTTAGGTAAGCAGCAACCAACGCTACAGCTTTTTCATTTCCGTCCCAATCACTGATTGGATTTAGATTTTCTGCGTGGGCAATCGCAACATAATCTATTTTGAATCCTTTTTCTTTTAGTAACGAAACAGCTTTGTTTTTTATTTGTTCGGTATTTCCCTGGTGAAAATTATTTTTAATAAATAAAAGGGAATTATAAATAGTGAGGGCTGTTTTTCTTTCCTCAGCATTCAATCGCATATTACGGCTGCTCATAGCGAGTCCATCGGCTTCCCGCATGGTCGGGCAAATATTTATATGAATCATTTTGTCAAGCCCGATCAACTCAACCAGTTTAGAGATTACCATACATTGCTGGAAATCTTTTTGCCCGAGATAAAGATTATGCGGTAATACGATCTTCAATAGTATTTCCATTACTGCACAAACACCCTGGTAATGCCCGGGCCGATACTCACCTTCGAGTATCGTTTCCAAAAAACCAAGTTCATAATGTTTATTTACTTTAAAACCCTTCGGATAAATTTCGTCTACGGATGGAATAAATAAAATATCGCATCCGGCTTCTTCCAGCATATCAATATCCTTTTCGATGGTGATGGGGTATTTTTCAAAATCTTTCGGATCGTTGAATTGTGCAGGGTTCACAAAAATGCTGGAGATGGTTGTGTCATTCTCTTTCTTTGAAGATTTGATCAATGATATATGCCCCGCATGCAGGGCTCCCATTGTAGGACAAAATCCTGTTTTAAATCCCTTTGATCTTTGGCCTTCAAGATATTGGGCTAATTGATTCGAATTCTTAAATAAAATCATTTGATAAGGGATAATTTGAACAATTCTAATGAGTCAGAGGCTATTAAGTATAAAATGGCTACCTTTGCCACCTTTAAAAAACTGCCCTGATTAAACCAGTCTTACATGTCAGCAAAGAAAAGAATTTTATTTATAGCTAACGAAATGTCGCCCTACCTGGAGCTGACAGAGTTTTCGGAAATAGTGAATAAACTAGCCATCAAATCTAATGATTCCGGGTATGAGATCCGTTGCATCATGCCACGGTTTGGTACTATCAATGAACGCAGGCACAGATTACATGAGGTGGTAAGACTTTCCGGAATCAATGTTTCGGTGGATAATGAAGATATGCCGCTGCAGATCAAAGTGGCTTCTTTGCCGAATGCAAGACTGCAGGTTTATTTTCTCGATAATGAAGAACTATTCAGAAGAAAATTTGTTTTTCATGATGAAAATGAAAAATGGTTTGATGACAATGGCCTCCGTACCGTATTTTTCTGCAAAGGCGCATTGGAAACAGTAAAAAAATTCGGATGGCCGCCAGATATCATTCATTGCAGTGGCTGGATGACAGGATTGATTCCCTGTTATGTAAAAACGGTTTACAAAAAAGAACCCGTATTCGGGCACAGTAAGATCCTTTTCACGATCGGGCAAAATACATTCAAAGAAAAACTCGGAAGTGATTTTATTAAGAAGGCATTGATACATCCTTCTATTAAAGAAGCTGATCTTGCTCCTTTTAAAGAAGCGAATAATACAGCTATGTTCCGCGGTGGTGCCAGCTATGCTGATGCCATCAGTTTTGGCAGCGATAAAATAGAAAAGAAACTGGTTGATGAATTCACCAAGGTGAGAGGAAAGAAAACTTTGTTGTATAACCAGGAGTCTGATTTAACAGACTATTTGCAACTGTATAGCGACCTTGCAAAATAAAATTTCTAACCCCCGATAAAACTTATTTGTGACTAATAGAATCACTGCTTTTTTTCTTTCATTATTTATTATTTCTGCCTTACTTGTTTCATCCTGTAAGAATATTCATGATTCTATAGAGCTCGGTGGCGACCTGGTGCCGGCAGTAGATTATGTAAATACATTTGATACGATCATTACCGTTGATACATATAATGATTCTTTTACGATCGGTAATGCGAATCATCTTATTAATGATTCTACCCGCATGTCTAAATCAGGCATTCATTATGTTGGAAAAATTACCAATGATCCTTTGTTCGGCCAGACAGAAGCTCAGCTTTTCTTGGAGCTGAAACCGCCGAGTTATAAATACTTTTTTGAAAATCATAGCGACAGTTTGTTTATCGATTCAGTAGTACTGGTGCTTGATTACAAGGAAACATTTGGCGATACAAATGCTGTGCAGACAGTAAATGTTTATGAGTTGGCTAATACTCCTTCAAATCTAATGGATGCCGATTCTAACTATTTGGTCAGGGTTCCGGCTTTCTTTAAAACCGGGGGAACATTGCTTGGCAGCAAAATCTTTGCACCAAATATTTTAAATGATTCGATAAAAGCTTTTAAGGATACTACACGGAATCAGCTCCGGATAAAACTTGATCCTGCATTCGGAACCCGTTTATTGCAATACGATTCATCTGCGACTGGGGCCTATGCAAATGATTCAGCATTCAAAAGTAAGTTCAAAGGTTTTGCTATTCTTTCCGAAGGAGGTGGTAATGCTATAATGGGCTTTGCACTTGCAAGCACTAACACGAAACTTGCTTTGTATTACAGGTATAAAAATGTGCCACGCCAGGATACAACTGTAAAGTATTTTCCATTTAACCCGATCACTTGCGGGAACGCAAATTATATTAAACGCAATTATTCTGGTTCCCCGGCAGGGTTTTCTTTTGCTGGTGGCACTACTATCCAGGATGATCTCGTATTCCTGCAAAACACACCAGGTACATTCGCAAGAGTTAAGATACCCGGACTTGCAGGTGTTCCTAACCGGGTTGTTCACCGGGCTGAGTTGATCATTGAACAGGTGTATGATCCTTCGGATGAAATATTCTTTAAACCGGAATACCTGTTATTGGATGTGCTGGATACAGCATTAAAGAACTACCGGTATATGCCTTATGATTTTACAATTGACCAAACAAATACTCCCAATTTAATAAGCTTTGGTTGCGTTGGCAGGATTACCGATGATGGACTAGGTCACAGGGTCACAACGTGGAAGTTTAATATTTCCAGGTATATACAGAATTATTTTACTGGCAATGAGCCCTTGCATGAGATGCGGTTGTTCTCCCCTTATGTTGTTTATGATATTTATAAACCCAACCAAAATGTTGTAGGTTATTATTTTGGTATGGGTTTAAATTCTGCTGTTGCCCGTGGCAGAGTAAGAGTAGCAGGTGGTAGCTATAGCGATCCTAATAAAAGGATGCGTCTGCGAATCGTTTACTCCAAGATCTGATAGTTATTAATTAGAATATGTGTAAAAAGTCCCGCTTTACGGGGCTTTTTCTATTTATAGCATCCTTATCTTTGCGGCCTGAAAAATAAATCTTAAACAAACATGCCTTATTTATTCACTTCCGAAAGCGTATCCGAAGGACATCCGGATAAAGTAGCTGACCAGATCAGCGATGCCTTAATTGATAATTTTCTTGCTTATGACCCGCAAAGTAAAGTGGCTTGCGAAACACTCGTTACAACAGGCCAGGTAGTACTAGCAGGAGAAGTAAAATCAAAAAGCTATCTCGATGTACAGGATATTGCCCGTGAAGTAATTCGTGGTATCGGTTATACCAAATCTGAATACATGTTTGAGGCAAATAGTTGCGGTATTTTCTCTGCTATTCATGAACAAAGTGCAGATATCAACCGCGGTGTTGATAGGGGAGTGAAGAATTTAAGTTTTGATGCAAAAGCAAATGCACAGGGCGCCGGTGACCAGGGTATGATGTTTGGTTATGCAACCAGGGAAACAGATAACTACATGCCGCTGGCATTAGATCTTGCGCATAAAATTTTACAGGAGCTTTCCAGAACACGCCGTGCAGGAAAAGAACTTACTTATCTCCGTCCTGATGCAAAAAGCCAGGTAACGATCGAGTACGATGATAACAACGTTCCTATCCGTATCGATACAATTGTTGTTTCTACACAGCATGATGACTTTGACAGTGATAAGAAAATGCTGGCTAAGATCCGTGAGGATATCATCAATGTCGTTATTCCAAGAGTGATGAAACAGTGCAAATCTACAATTCAGAAATTATTCAATGATAAGATCACTTATCATATTAATCCTACAGGAAAATTTGTGATCGGCGGACCACATGGTGATACAGGTCTTACAGGTCGTAAGATCATTGTTGACACTTATGGTGGTAAAGGTGCACATGGTGGTGGCGCATTCAGCGGAAAAGATCCAAGCAAGGTTGACCGTAGTGCAGCTTATGCAACACGTCATATCGCAAAAAATCTTGTAGCTGCCGGTGTATGTGATGAAGTACTGGTACAGGTTTCTTATGCTATCGGTGTTGCAAAACCTTGCGGATTATTCATTGATACAAACGGAACAGCCAGAGTGAAAATGAGTGATGGCGACATCGCAAAAAAAGTTGAGAAGATATTTGATATGCGTCCGTATGCAATTGAGCAGCGTTTAAAATTGCGTAACCCTATCTATTCTGAAACTGCAGCTTATGGTCATATGGGCCGTGAACCAAAAACAGTTACAAAAATCTTCAACAAAGGCAAAG contains:
- a CDS encoding methionine adenosyltransferase translates to MPYLFTSESVSEGHPDKVADQISDALIDNFLAYDPQSKVACETLVTTGQVVLAGEVKSKSYLDVQDIAREVIRGIGYTKSEYMFEANSCGIFSAIHEQSADINRGVDRGVKNLSFDAKANAQGAGDQGMMFGYATRETDNYMPLALDLAHKILQELSRTRRAGKELTYLRPDAKSQVTIEYDDNNVPIRIDTIVVSTQHDDFDSDKKMLAKIREDIINVVIPRVMKQCKSTIQKLFNDKITYHINPTGKFVIGGPHGDTGLTGRKIIVDTYGGKGAHGGGAFSGKDPSKVDRSAAYATRHIAKNLVAAGVCDEVLVQVSYAIGVAKPCGLFIDTNGTARVKMSDGDIAKKVEKIFDMRPYAIEQRLKLRNPIYSETAAYGHMGREPKTVTKIFNKGKDNEKKVQVELFTWEKLDMVADVKKAFGL
- a CDS encoding flippase-like domain-containing protein; the protein is MKINFKSLAKYLFFFGLGIFFVWLSVKDIDGESWKKIKQAVTHGRKWVIIPVIIMLFLAHYVRALRWKLLMEPLGYKPTTFNAFAGVMIGYLVNGGVPRLGEVFKCTLLARYEKFKVDKLIGTILVERAVDVICLLIIFLIAILLQGEIFGDFMMERLRIFFHNKAGQLSYTKLIIAGSVFIFLLLVFYFILKRFGHIDIVAKIKVVIKNIIHGLSSIRYLQHKGLFIVHTILLWGFYFLSTYAGLYALKETQHLGLAGAVTVLAVGSVGMIITPGGIGAYQLLIAKLMVLYGLDEKTTGTASGWLLWSAQTFIILVGGVACFALISRYNKKRTDIEKPPGN
- a CDS encoding starch synthase, with product MSAKKRILFIANEMSPYLELTEFSEIVNKLAIKSNDSGYEIRCIMPRFGTINERRHRLHEVVRLSGINVSVDNEDMPLQIKVASLPNARLQVYFLDNEELFRRKFVFHDENEKWFDDNGLRTVFFCKGALETVKKFGWPPDIIHCSGWMTGLIPCYVKTVYKKEPVFGHSKILFTIGQNTFKEKLGSDFIKKALIHPSIKEADLAPFKEANNTAMFRGGASYADAISFGSDKIEKKLVDEFTKVRGKKTLLYNQESDLTDYLQLYSDLAK
- the rfaE2 gene encoding D-glycero-beta-D-manno-heptose 1-phosphate adenylyltransferase → MKNLPEIDTKIFTLPDLLSRINQWRQLGKTIAFTNGCFDILHEGHIYSLSQAASEADYLIVGVNADASVKKLKGKSRPINNEHSRSRLLASLMLVDAVIIFKEDTPLDLIKSLLPDVLVKGGDYKVDEIAGAKEVIENGGRVVINPILQGFSTTSIIDKMKED
- a CDS encoding pantoate--beta-alanine ligase — its product is MILFKNSNQLAQYLEGQRSKGFKTGFCPTMGALHAGHISLIKSSKKENDTTISSIFVNPAQFNDPKDFEKYPITIEKDIDMLEEAGCDILFIPSVDEIYPKGFKVNKHYELGFLETILEGEYRPGHYQGVCAVMEILLKIVLPHNLYLGQKDFQQCMVISKLVELIGLDKMIHINICPTMREADGLAMSSRNMRLNAEERKTALTIYNSLLFIKNNFHQGNTEQIKNKAVSLLKEKGFKIDYVAIAHAENLNPISDWDGNEKAVALVAAYLNEVRLIDNMLLN
- a CDS encoding DUF4270 domain-containing protein translates to MTNRITAFFLSLFIISALLVSSCKNIHDSIELGGDLVPAVDYVNTFDTIITVDTYNDSFTIGNANHLINDSTRMSKSGIHYVGKITNDPLFGQTEAQLFLELKPPSYKYFFENHSDSLFIDSVVLVLDYKETFGDTNAVQTVNVYELANTPSNLMDADSNYLVRVPAFFKTGGTLLGSKIFAPNILNDSIKAFKDTTRNQLRIKLDPAFGTRLLQYDSSATGAYANDSAFKSKFKGFAILSEGGGNAIMGFALASTNTKLALYYRYKNVPRQDTTVKYFPFNPITCGNANYIKRNYSGSPAGFSFAGGTTIQDDLVFLQNTPGTFARVKIPGLAGVPNRVVHRAELIIEQVYDPSDEIFFKPEYLLLDVLDTALKNYRYMPYDFTIDQTNTPNLISFGCVGRITDDGLGHRVTTWKFNISRYIQNYFTGNEPLHEMRLFSPYVVYDIYKPNQNVVGYYFGMGLNSAVARGRVRVAGGSYSDPNKRMRLRIVYSKI